A single Dermacentor albipictus isolate Rhodes 1998 colony chromosome 3, USDA_Dalb.pri_finalv2, whole genome shotgun sequence DNA region contains:
- the LOC139057336 gene encoding protein FAM114A2 isoform X2 produces MSESEEAFESADEDVDESKPKRRSRTTSEKLSDIKESESPVRDCKGKGDGPPPEVGAADAAQITPNNLAGEKQATATADSNVKAGSEPKRDDAAETPPAKEKEMGVLERLAHVASRDDKSSPINWGFGKWGSSILSTAATSVSTFTNQVSQGIGTVIETVESTLGAPNPEELAQELETAKIETQPDATLGQATCDTDQSKAGQTEERHDSPGVGGIFSGVTAITKAIEATGSKVLSGGLDTLEMIGKKTMDILTEGDPGLRKKRGMFEGKTSLSEVLREAKMKAEKEAEERKAEEAEEVINYSKLFDEHQGLVHLEALEMLCGERKTAVQQKLMEAGEEEKAELNALLEKIKRTCESLPATDDTPDDELEQEFEKLLTGHLFEIGLNLRGEKLKETDLEVREWLQDCMARQEKGEKVDAKEVYRRGIETMAEMTAKTMELYHKVAELLLVKTSPDRTPMHYATQLTGLTAVLCTEVAILSAQCGRCLNTAADDSEDPDSVTPLITNIYLEASNSNTYIQDGFQLLVPILQLLAVQQKLG; encoded by the exons ATGTCCGAGTCTGAGGAGGCTTTCGAAAGCGCTGACGAGGACGTGGATGAATCGAAGCCGAAGAGGCGTAGCCGAACTACGTCCGAGAAGCTGAGCGACATCAAAGAGAGCGAGTCGCCCGTGCGCGACTGCAAAGGCAAGGGGGACGGACCGCCTCCCGAAGTCGGTGCAGCCGACGCCGCGCAAATCACGCCAAACAATCTTGCGGGTGAGAAGCAGGCCACTGCGACAGCTGACAGCAACGTCAAAGCTGGCTCCGAGCCTAAGAGAGATGATGCGGCAGAGACACCACCGGCAAAGGAGAAGGAGATGGGCGTCCTGGAGCGCCTTGCGCATGTCGCTTCAAGAGATGACAAG AGCTCACCAATTAACTGGGGTTTTGGAAAGTGGGGATCGTCCATTCTGTCAACAGCTGCGACATCAGTAAGCACCTTCACCAACCAAGTCT CACAGGGTATTGGCACGGTCATTGAGACGGTAGAGTCAACACTCGGTGCTCCAAATCCAGAAGAACTTGCTCAGGAACTGGAAACTGCAAAAATCGAAACACAGCCAGATGCTACCTTAGGCCAAGCCACTTGTGATACAG ATCAGTCCAAGGCTGGTCAAACTGAGGAGAGGCATGACAGCCCAGGAGTTGGTGGCATCTTCAGTGGAGTCACAGCAATCACCAAAGCCATTGAAGCCACT GGTTCCAAAGTGTTGAGCGGTGGTCTTGACACACTGGAAATGATTGGCAAGAAGACCATGGACATTCTGACGGAAGGAGACCCTGGTCTGCGCAAGAAAAGGGGCATGTTCGAGGGCAAGACGAGTCTCTCCGAG GTTCTGCGTGAGGCAAAAATGAAGGCAGAAAAAGAAGCTGAGGAGAGAAaggctgaggaagctgaagaagtgatCAACTACAGCAAGCTTTTTGATGAGCACCAAG GTCTTGTGCATCTGGAGGCCCTAGAGATGCTTTGTGGGGAACGGAAGACAGCTGTGCAGCAGAAGCTGATGGAAGCCGGAGAAGAAGAAAAGGCCGAACTGAATGCTCTGCTAGAAAAAATCAAGAGGACTTGTGAGAGCCTGCCTGCGACTGATGACACTCCAG ATGATGAGCTTGAACAAGAGTTTGAAAAGTTGCTGACAGGGCACCTTTTCGAAATTGGCCTCAACCTTAGAGGGGAGAAGCTGAAAGAG ACTGACCTTGAAGTCAGAGAGTGGCTTCAAGACTGCATGGCACGccaagaaaaaggagaaaaggtGGACGCTAAG GAGGTTTACAGGCGAGGCATTGAGACCATGGCCGAAATGACAGCCAAAACCATGGAGCTGTACCACAAGGTTGCCGAACTTCTACTTGTGAAGACTTCACCTGACAGGACGCCTATGCACTATGCTACTCAACTGACAGG CCTGACTGCCGTCCTTTGTACTGAAGTGGCCATCCTGTCCGCCCAGTGTGGGCGCTGCCTCAACACAGCTGCC GATGACTCAGAAGACCCGGACTCAGTTACACCATTGATTACAAATATCTATTTGGAG GCCTCGAATAGCAACACCTACATCCAAGATGGCTTCCAGCTCCTAGTGCCCATACTACAACTACTTGCTGTGCAGCAAAAACTTGGCTGA
- the LOC139057336 gene encoding protein FAM114A2 isoform X1, whose product MLLLVELTCRHEDVTSYAMSESEEAFESADEDVDESKPKRRSRTTSEKLSDIKESESPVRDCKGKGDGPPPEVGAADAAQITPNNLAGEKQATATADSNVKAGSEPKRDDAAETPPAKEKEMGVLERLAHVASRDDKSSPINWGFGKWGSSILSTAATSVSTFTNQVSQGIGTVIETVESTLGAPNPEELAQELETAKIETQPDATLGQATCDTDQSKAGQTEERHDSPGVGGIFSGVTAITKAIEATGSKVLSGGLDTLEMIGKKTMDILTEGDPGLRKKRGMFEGKTSLSEVLREAKMKAEKEAEERKAEEAEEVINYSKLFDEHQGLVHLEALEMLCGERKTAVQQKLMEAGEEEKAELNALLEKIKRTCESLPATDDTPDDELEQEFEKLLTGHLFEIGLNLRGEKLKETDLEVREWLQDCMARQEKGEKVDAKEVYRRGIETMAEMTAKTMELYHKVAELLLVKTSPDRTPMHYATQLTGLTAVLCTEVAILSAQCGRCLNTAADDSEDPDSVTPLITNIYLEASNSNTYIQDGFQLLVPILQLLAVQQKLG is encoded by the exons ATGCTGCTCCTTGTTGAATTGACGTGTCGCCATGAGGATGTGACTAGCTATGCA ATGTCCGAGTCTGAGGAGGCTTTCGAAAGCGCTGACGAGGACGTGGATGAATCGAAGCCGAAGAGGCGTAGCCGAACTACGTCCGAGAAGCTGAGCGACATCAAAGAGAGCGAGTCGCCCGTGCGCGACTGCAAAGGCAAGGGGGACGGACCGCCTCCCGAAGTCGGTGCAGCCGACGCCGCGCAAATCACGCCAAACAATCTTGCGGGTGAGAAGCAGGCCACTGCGACAGCTGACAGCAACGTCAAAGCTGGCTCCGAGCCTAAGAGAGATGATGCGGCAGAGACACCACCGGCAAAGGAGAAGGAGATGGGCGTCCTGGAGCGCCTTGCGCATGTCGCTTCAAGAGATGACAAG AGCTCACCAATTAACTGGGGTTTTGGAAAGTGGGGATCGTCCATTCTGTCAACAGCTGCGACATCAGTAAGCACCTTCACCAACCAAGTCT CACAGGGTATTGGCACGGTCATTGAGACGGTAGAGTCAACACTCGGTGCTCCAAATCCAGAAGAACTTGCTCAGGAACTGGAAACTGCAAAAATCGAAACACAGCCAGATGCTACCTTAGGCCAAGCCACTTGTGATACAG ATCAGTCCAAGGCTGGTCAAACTGAGGAGAGGCATGACAGCCCAGGAGTTGGTGGCATCTTCAGTGGAGTCACAGCAATCACCAAAGCCATTGAAGCCACT GGTTCCAAAGTGTTGAGCGGTGGTCTTGACACACTGGAAATGATTGGCAAGAAGACCATGGACATTCTGACGGAAGGAGACCCTGGTCTGCGCAAGAAAAGGGGCATGTTCGAGGGCAAGACGAGTCTCTCCGAG GTTCTGCGTGAGGCAAAAATGAAGGCAGAAAAAGAAGCTGAGGAGAGAAaggctgaggaagctgaagaagtgatCAACTACAGCAAGCTTTTTGATGAGCACCAAG GTCTTGTGCATCTGGAGGCCCTAGAGATGCTTTGTGGGGAACGGAAGACAGCTGTGCAGCAGAAGCTGATGGAAGCCGGAGAAGAAGAAAAGGCCGAACTGAATGCTCTGCTAGAAAAAATCAAGAGGACTTGTGAGAGCCTGCCTGCGACTGATGACACTCCAG ATGATGAGCTTGAACAAGAGTTTGAAAAGTTGCTGACAGGGCACCTTTTCGAAATTGGCCTCAACCTTAGAGGGGAGAAGCTGAAAGAG ACTGACCTTGAAGTCAGAGAGTGGCTTCAAGACTGCATGGCACGccaagaaaaaggagaaaaggtGGACGCTAAG GAGGTTTACAGGCGAGGCATTGAGACCATGGCCGAAATGACAGCCAAAACCATGGAGCTGTACCACAAGGTTGCCGAACTTCTACTTGTGAAGACTTCACCTGACAGGACGCCTATGCACTATGCTACTCAACTGACAGG CCTGACTGCCGTCCTTTGTACTGAAGTGGCCATCCTGTCCGCCCAGTGTGGGCGCTGCCTCAACACAGCTGCC GATGACTCAGAAGACCCGGACTCAGTTACACCATTGATTACAAATATCTATTTGGAG GCCTCGAATAGCAACACCTACATCCAAGATGGCTTCCAGCTCCTAGTGCCCATACTACAACTACTTGCTGTGCAGCAAAAACTTGGCTGA